The Thermosulfurimonas sp. F29 genome includes a window with the following:
- a CDS encoding adenosylcobinamide-GDP ribazoletransferase: protein MRLRDELSALATAFSFFTRFPVRSREFRPAESVLYLPLVGAFLGTLNFLAVRFLEPRLGPDVAAFGIMLLQYSLANYFHFDGLVDTLDALSAGGSRERRLRILKSPEVGALGLLFGTLFLLGQWLFLKGVLERGLPGVVFWKPLFGRWALLSGPLLGKAARKEGLGALFFSSVARQRALPVFLGLFLLLFWFFRFPAAVLFFVLLALNAYFRRVFGGLTGDLLGALCEVTEFLFLFLILI, encoded by the coding sequence TTGAGACTCAGGGATGAACTCTCCGCCCTGGCCACGGCCTTCTCCTTCTTCACCCGATTTCCGGTAAGGTCGCGCGAGTTTCGACCGGCCGAGTCCGTGCTCTACCTTCCCCTGGTGGGAGCTTTTCTGGGAACCCTGAACTTCCTTGCGGTCCGTTTTCTCGAGCCCCGTCTCGGGCCGGATGTTGCCGCCTTCGGGATTATGCTCCTCCAGTACTCGCTGGCCAATTACTTTCACTTCGACGGTCTGGTGGACACCCTGGACGCCCTCTCCGCCGGAGGTTCCCGGGAAAGGCGCCTCCGGATCCTCAAAAGCCCGGAGGTGGGAGCCCTCGGCCTCCTCTTCGGAACCCTTTTCCTCCTGGGTCAGTGGCTTTTTCTGAAGGGGGTCCTCGAGAGGGGCCTTCCGGGGGTGGTTTTCTGGAAACCCCTTTTCGGAAGGTGGGCCCTTCTTTCCGGGCCGCTTCTGGGAAAGGCGGCCAGAAAGGAGGGTCTGGGGGCGCTCTTCTTCTCCTCCGTCGCCCGGCAGAGGGCCCTCCCCGTCTTCCTCGGACTTTTCCTTCTGCTCTTCTGGTTCTTCCGGTTCCCCGCCGCGGTGCTGTTTTTCGTGCTTCTCGCCCTTAATGCCTACTTCCGGAGGGTCTTCGGGGGACTTACCGGTGATCTCCTGGGGGCCCTCTGTGAGGTGACGGAGTTTCTTTTCCTTTTTCTGATTCTGATCTAA